The following coding sequences lie in one Eubacterium ventriosum genomic window:
- the hisA gene encoding phosphoribosylformimino-5-aminoimidazole carboxamide ribotide isomerase, giving the protein MKFRPCIDIHNGKVKQLVGGSLKDKGNQADENFVSEKDAAYYANLYKKDGIKGGHIIILNAGGSEFFKESKKQALAALKAYPNGMQIGGGVTAINADDYIRAGATHVIVTSFVFKDGRVNYGNLKSLVKAVGKEHIVLDLSCRKKDGQYYIVTDRWQKFTDEVVNLETLKKLSEYCDEFLVHGVDVEGKSGGMEEELVEMLSKFTDIPITYAGGIGSKEQIEKFAEISQGNLDFTIGSALDLFGGKLSYDEIVEEYNK; this is encoded by the coding sequence ATGAAATTTAGACCGTGTATAGACATACATAATGGAAAAGTAAAACAGTTAGTAGGCGGAAGCCTTAAGGATAAAGGAAATCAGGCAGATGAAAATTTTGTATCAGAAAAAGATGCAGCCTATTATGCTAATCTTTACAAAAAAGATGGGATAAAAGGCGGTCATATTATAATTTTAAATGCCGGAGGTTCTGAGTTTTTTAAGGAATCAAAAAAGCAGGCATTGGCTGCACTTAAGGCATATCCTAATGGAATGCAGATAGGCGGTGGCGTTACGGCAATTAATGCAGACGACTACATAAGAGCTGGTGCGACTCACGTAATAGTAACATCTTTTGTTTTTAAAGACGGAAGAGTTAATTACGGCAATCTTAAAAGCCTTGTAAAAGCTGTTGGAAAAGAACATATTGTTTTGGATTTAAGTTGTCGAAAGAAAGACGGACAATATTACATAGTTACAGACAGATGGCAAAAGTTTACAGATGAAGTTGTAAATCTTGAAACCTTGAAAAAGCTGTCAGAATATTGTGATGAATTTCTTGTACACGGTGTTGATGTGGAAGGCAAATCAGGTGGAATGGAAGAAGAACTGGTTGAAATGTTGTCTAAGTTTACAGACATTCCAATAACATATGCCGGAGGAATAGGTTCAAAAGAACAGATTGAAAAGTTTGCTGAAATTTCACAGGGCAATCTGGATTTTACAATTGGCAGTGCACTTGATTTGTTTGGTGGAAAGCTAAGCTATGATGAAATCGTAGAGGAGTATAATAAATAA
- a CDS encoding ClpP family protease codes for MDEIKEYGQVKLDHNNNHKNIFLLSIIGEIEGHENVASGTKATKYEHILPMLAKIEDDQDIDGLLIILNTVGGDVECGLAIAEMIASLSKPTVSLVLGGSHSIGVPLAVSADYSFIVPTGTMVIHPVRMNGMFIGVPQTYEYFKKIQERINDFVINHCHIRENRFSELMNETEILTKDVGSILVGKQTVKEGIIDEIGGLKDAMKKLYEMVDRESNK; via the coding sequence ATGGATGAAATTAAAGAATATGGTCAGGTAAAACTTGATCACAATAATAATCACAAGAACATATTTTTGTTAAGCATTATAGGAGAGATAGAGGGGCACGAAAATGTGGCATCAGGTACTAAGGCTACCAAATATGAACATATCTTGCCAATGCTTGCAAAAATCGAAGACGATCAGGATATAGATGGCTTGCTGATTATATTAAATACAGTTGGTGGAGATGTGGAATGCGGACTTGCCATTGCGGAAATGATTGCAAGTCTAAGTAAACCAACAGTTTCACTTGTACTTGGAGGAAGTCATTCAATAGGAGTGCCGTTAGCGGTATCCGCTGATTATTCATTTATTGTGCCAACAGGAACAATGGTAATACATCCGGTAAGAATGAATGGTATGTTTATAGGAGTGCCACAGACTTATGAATATTTCAAAAAAATACAGGAAAGAATAAATGATTTCGTAATCAATCACTGTCACATTCGCGAAAACAGATTTTCAGAATTAATGAATGAAACAGAAATATTAACAAAAGATGTAGGTAGCATTCTTGTTGGAAAGCAAACAGTTAAGGAAGGCATAATTGATGAAATCGGCGGGCTGAAAGATGCAATGAAGAAACTGTATGAGATGGTTGATAGGGAAAGTAATAAGTAG
- the yfbR gene encoding 5'-deoxynucleotidase, with protein sequence MNNFFGMLARMKYINRWGLMRNTKTENIAEHSLEVAIIAHALAVIGNTYFGKELDAEHIAMLGIMHDTTEIITGDLPTPIKYYAPEIRDAYKKVENVAACQLISELPEEMQNAYEDILIENDDINWKYVKAADKMSAYIKCIEERNTGNTDFAKAEETIKKALDEMHMEEIEKFIEMFLPAYTKTLDEISK encoded by the coding sequence ATGAATAATTTCTTTGGTATGTTAGCCAGAATGAAATACATCAATCGCTGGGGATTGATGCGAAATACAAAAACTGAAAATATTGCGGAGCATAGCTTGGAAGTTGCTATTATAGCTCATGCTTTGGCAGTTATAGGTAATACTTATTTTGGAAAAGAGTTGGATGCTGAGCATATAGCAATGCTTGGAATTATGCATGACACAACAGAAATTATAACAGGGGATTTGCCAACACCGATTAAGTATTATGCACCTGAAATAAGAGATGCATACAAGAAGGTTGAAAATGTGGCGGCCTGCCAGTTGATTTCAGAGTTGCCGGAAGAAATGCAGAATGCATATGAAGACATATTAATTGAGAATGATGACATTAATTGGAAATATGTAAAGGCGGCAGATAAGATGTCTGCATATATTAAGTGCATAGAAGAAAGAAATACAGGAAACACTGATTTTGCAAAAGCTGAGGAAACAATAAAGAAGGCTTTGGATGAAATGCATATGGAAGAAATTGAGAAATTTATTGAAATGTTTCTTCCAGCCTATACTAAAACATTAGACGAAATCAGCAAATAA
- a CDS encoding DNA topoisomerase, protein MKAVFIAEKPSVAAEFAKALKLKTTRRDGYMESENAIVTWCVGHLVTMSYPECYDEKYKKWNLRDLPFIPQGQWKYEVIPGVKKQFNIVKEILNRDDVDTIYVCTDSGREGEYIYRLVAQEAGVKGKKEKRVWIDSQTEEEILRGIKEAKDLKEYDNLSDAAYLRAKEDYLMGINFSRLLTLKYGNSITNYLKGEWKSINVGRVMTCVLGMVCNREREIRGFEKTPFYRVMAKTDIHGRKIDTEWKSQKTSKFFESPLLYKENGFKEKTTAQALIRALEENGNPLEMTIKSITMKDEKKQAPLLYNLAELQNDCSKMFKISPDETLNVVQQLYESKLVTYPRTDARVLSTAVAKEISKNISGLQYYQPCSAFAQNILKQQSYKNLAKTKYVDDKKITDHYAIIPTGQGLNGLAKQKPINQKVYMLIVRRFLSIFYPPAIYKKATLVGVMPATFSDGTTTTEHFSSNFKILAQKGYLEIAGVPSKKKATDNKTDNKSDKKTNEEKAKEELENENTINEEAELDEEFFKLLYNMPKGGKITVNEMSIKEGETTPPKRYTSGSIILAMENAGQLIEDEDLRAQIKGSGIGTSATRAEIIKKLVNIKYISLNKKTQVITPTQLGEMIFGVVHGSIKSLLNPELTASWELGLTQVAEGKITSEEYMKKLDDFIRGRFNNVINLNNAGQMTNYYNYVSQFYRRNNK, encoded by the coding sequence ATGAAAGCAGTATTTATTGCAGAAAAACCTAGTGTGGCAGCAGAGTTTGCCAAGGCATTAAAGCTAAAGACAACTAGGAGAGACGGATACATGGAAAGTGAAAATGCCATAGTTACATGGTGCGTTGGTCATCTTGTAACAATGAGTTATCCGGAATGTTATGATGAAAAATACAAAAAATGGAATCTTAGAGATTTGCCATTTATACCTCAGGGACAATGGAAGTATGAGGTGATTCCCGGGGTAAAAAAACAATTTAATATAGTAAAAGAGATTTTGAACCGTGATGACGTGGACACAATATATGTTTGTACCGACTCGGGACGAGAGGGAGAATACATATATAGATTAGTTGCCCAGGAAGCGGGAGTTAAAGGCAAAAAAGAGAAGCGAGTATGGATTGATTCCCAGACTGAGGAAGAAATTCTTCGTGGAATAAAAGAGGCAAAAGACCTAAAGGAATATGACAATCTTTCTGACGCAGCATATCTTAGAGCAAAAGAAGATTATTTGATGGGAATTAATTTTTCAAGACTCTTAACCTTAAAATATGGAAATTCCATAACCAATTATTTAAAGGGAGAGTGGAAGTCAATTAATGTTGGTAGAGTAATGACCTGCGTTCTTGGAATGGTATGCAATAGAGAGCGTGAAATAAGAGGTTTCGAAAAAACACCTTTCTATAGAGTTATGGCAAAGACTGATATACACGGACGAAAAATAGATACAGAATGGAAATCACAGAAAACATCAAAATTCTTTGAATCTCCACTTTTGTATAAAGAAAACGGATTTAAAGAAAAAACGACAGCCCAGGCACTGATAAGAGCTTTAGAGGAAAATGGAAATCCATTAGAAATGACTATTAAGTCCATCACTATGAAGGATGAAAAAAAACAGGCACCGTTGTTATACAACTTAGCGGAACTTCAAAATGACTGTTCAAAGATGTTTAAGATTAGTCCTGATGAAACATTAAATGTAGTGCAGCAGTTGTACGAAAGCAAGCTTGTAACTTACCCAAGAACAGATGCCAGAGTTCTTTCGACAGCAGTTGCAAAGGAGATAAGCAAGAATATTTCGGGCTTGCAATATTATCAGCCATGCAGCGCTTTTGCGCAGAATATTTTAAAGCAACAGTCCTACAAGAACCTTGCAAAGACTAAATATGTAGATGACAAAAAGATAACAGATCATTATGCCATAATACCGACAGGTCAGGGATTAAACGGTTTGGCTAAGCAGAAACCAATTAATCAGAAAGTGTATATGCTTATAGTGAGACGTTTCTTAAGCATATTCTATCCACCGGCAATATACAAAAAAGCTACTTTGGTAGGAGTTATGCCGGCAACATTTAGTGATGGAACAACAACTACAGAACACTTCTCATCTAACTTTAAGATTTTGGCTCAAAAAGGTTATCTTGAAATAGCAGGAGTTCCTAGCAAAAAGAAAGCTACCGACAATAAGACAGACAATAAATCAGACAAAAAAACTAATGAAGAAAAAGCTAAAGAAGAGCTTGAAAATGAAAATACTATCAACGAAGAGGCAGAATTAGATGAAGAATTTTTTAAATTGTTGTATAATATGCCCAAAGGTGGTAAAATTACCGTTAATGAGATGAGTATAAAAGAAGGTGAAACAACACCACCTAAAAGGTACACATCAGGTTCGATTATTCTTGCCATGGAGAATGCAGGTCAGCTTATTGAAGATGAAGATTTGAGAGCACAGATTAAAGGCTCGGGAATCGGAACCAGCGCAACAAGAGCAGAAATAATAAAGAAACTGGTGAACATTAAGTACATATCATTAAATAAGAAGACACAGGTAATTACTCCGACTCAGTTGGGAGAAATGATTTTTGGAGTAGTTCACGGTTCAATTAAATCATTGCTTAATCCTGAATTGACAGCCAGTTGGGAACTGGGCCTTACCCAGGTAGCGGAAGGAAAAATAACATCAGAGGAATATATGAAAAAGCTGGATGATTTTATCAGGGGCAGATTTAATAACGTTATTAATTTAAATAACGCAGGTCAGATGACTAATTATTATAATTATGTGTCGCAATTTTATAGGAGGAACAATAAGTAA
- the glmS gene encoding glutamine--fructose-6-phosphate transaminase (isomerizing) — protein sequence MCGIVGYVGERDCTDVLLDSLSKLEYRGYDSAGIAVFENGEITVEKAKGELKNLREKVAEHKPMGHCGIGHTRWATHGEPSDINSHPHGNKRVSIVHNGIIENYKDIKNFLIDKGYTFISETDTETVAKLLDYYYEGDPVDAIIKTLKDVRGAYALGIVFKDFPDRIFAVRKDSPLIIGAGDEENFIASDVPAILKYTRNYYLLEENEIATIKSDRVEFCDMHKLPIKKEVQVSNLDMDAAEKGGYEHFMLKEIHEQPNAVKTTITPRIVNGMPDLSECGLTLEALKNYRKLFIVACGTAMHAGMVGKYVIEKLARTEVTVDIASEFRYRDPIITPEDLVIVVSQSGETADTKAALHLAHEKGAKVLSVVNVKGSSIARESDMVLYTHAGPEISVASTKAFSVQMSVMYLLAFEMAYAKGHIDENECKRLTAKLAEVPDIIEKTMECEKKCKYVSSKLITAQSLLYIGRGLDYALSMEGSLKLKEISYIHSESYAAGELKHGTISLVEDGMPVIGVATQTELLEKTVSNIVEVKSRGAFTIAVCKEGTEFSEGVIDEAIEVPAMEDVLMPMLTVIPLQLIAYYTTVLKGLNVDKPRNLAKSVTVE from the coding sequence ATGTGTGGAATAGTAGGTTATGTAGGTGAAAGAGACTGTACAGACGTTTTATTAGATTCATTATCTAAGTTAGAGTATAGAGGATATGACTCAGCAGGTATTGCCGTATTTGAAAATGGAGAAATAACAGTAGAAAAGGCTAAAGGCGAGTTAAAGAACTTAAGAGAGAAAGTAGCTGAACACAAGCCAATGGGACATTGTGGTATCGGTCATACAAGATGGGCAACTCATGGTGAACCATCAGATATTAACTCACATCCTCATGGAAATAAGAGAGTATCAATTGTACACAATGGTATTATTGAAAACTACAAAGATATTAAGAATTTCCTTATTGACAAGGGATACACATTTATTAGTGAAACAGATACAGAAACAGTAGCTAAATTATTAGATTATTATTACGAAGGTGATCCTGTAGATGCAATTATCAAGACTCTTAAAGATGTAAGAGGAGCATATGCACTTGGTATTGTATTTAAAGATTTTCCTGACAGAATTTTTGCAGTAAGAAAAGATAGCCCACTTATAATCGGTGCCGGTGACGAAGAGAACTTTATTGCATCAGACGTACCTGCAATTTTGAAATATACAAGAAATTACTATCTTTTAGAAGAAAACGAAATTGCAACAATTAAGTCAGACAGAGTTGAGTTCTGTGATATGCATAAATTACCTATCAAGAAAGAAGTTCAGGTTTCTAACCTTGATATGGATGCTGCAGAAAAAGGCGGATATGAACATTTTATGTTAAAAGAGATTCATGAACAGCCTAACGCAGTAAAGACAACAATCACACCAAGAATTGTAAATGGAATGCCGGACCTTTCAGAATGTGGTTTAACATTAGAAGCTTTAAAGAATTACAGAAAGTTATTTATTGTAGCCTGTGGTACAGCAATGCATGCCGGTATGGTTGGAAAATACGTAATCGAAAAGCTTGCAAGAACAGAAGTAACAGTAGATATTGCATCTGAATTTAGATACAGAGATCCAATTATAACACCTGAAGATTTAGTTATTGTAGTTTCACAGTCAGGTGAAACAGCAGATACTAAGGCAGCACTTCATCTTGCACATGAGAAAGGTGCCAAGGTTTTATCAGTTGTTAACGTTAAGGGCTCATCGATTGCAAGAGAATCAGATATGGTTCTTTACACACATGCAGGTCCTGAAATTTCGGTTGCTTCAACTAAGGCATTTTCAGTACAGATGTCAGTAATGTACCTTCTTGCATTTGAAATGGCATATGCAAAAGGGCACATTGATGAAAATGAATGTAAGAGATTAACAGCTAAGCTTGCTGAAGTCCCTGACATTATTGAAAAGACAATGGAATGTGAAAAGAAATGTAAATATGTTTCAAGTAAGTTAATTACAGCACAGAGCTTATTATACATTGGTAGAGGTTTAGACTATGCATTAAGTATGGAAGGTTCACTTAAGTTAAAAGAGATTTCATACATTCATTCAGAATCATATGCAGCAGGTGAATTAAAGCATGGAACAATATCATTAGTAGAAGATGGAATGCCAGTAATCGGCGTAGCTACTCAAACAGAATTATTAGAAAAGACAGTAAGCAACATTGTTGAAGTTAAGTCAAGAGGAGCATTTACAATTGCCGTATGTAAGGAAGGAACAGAATTTAGTGAGGGCGTAATCGATGAAGCTATCGAAGTACCTGCAATGGAAGATGTTTTAATGCCTATGTTAACAGTAATTCCTTTACAGTTAATTGCATACTATACAACAGTACTTAAGGGATTAAACGTAGATAAGCCTAGAAACCTTGCAAAATCCGTAACAGTAGAATAA
- a CDS encoding UDP-N-acetylglucosamine pyrophosphorylase has translation MYTIKDLYDLNETIAAKLFEGKTYPWEVLADIGDFIMKLGPTLPKDEFNQIEDNIWVHKTVKIAPTASLTGPLIVDADTEIRPSAFVRGKAIVGKNCVVGNSTELKNVVLFNTVQVPHYNYVGDSILGTHSHMGAGSITSNVKSDKTLVVVKNGDEQIETGLKKFGAMLGDYVEVGCNSVLNPGTVIGRHCNVYPLSSVRGVIPEGHIFKDKNNIIKKK, from the coding sequence ATGTATACAATAAAGGATTTATATGATTTAAATGAAACAATAGCTGCGAAATTATTTGAAGGAAAAACATACCCATGGGAAGTTTTAGCTGATATTGGAGACTTTATTATGAAACTTGGACCAACACTTCCAAAGGATGAATTTAATCAGATTGAAGATAACATCTGGGTTCACAAAACAGTTAAGATTGCTCCAACAGCAAGCTTAACGGGTCCTTTGATTGTTGACGCTGACACAGAAATAAGACCATCAGCTTTCGTTAGAGGAAAGGCAATTGTTGGGAAGAACTGTGTAGTTGGAAATTCTACAGAATTAAAGAACGTTGTTTTATTTAATACAGTACAGGTTCCACATTACAACTATGTTGGTGACAGTATACTTGGAACACATTCTCATATGGGAGCTGGTTCAATTACATCTAATGTAAAATCAGACAAAACATTAGTAGTAGTAAAGAACGGCGATGAGCAGATTGAAACAGGACTTAAAAAGTTCGGTGCAATGCTTGGAGACTATGTAGAAGTTGGTTGTAATTCAGTATTAAATCCGGGAACAGTAATCGGAAGACACTGTAATGTTTATCCATTATCAAGTGTTCGTGGAGTTATTCCTGAAGGACATATTTTTAAAGACAAAAACAACATCATAAAGAAAAAATAA
- a CDS encoding SpoIID/LytB domain-containing protein encodes MKLKLAVCIFVAVFLSAVIFKVNQVEYIPEYDSGEKSLQAVNSENITEIKTEAETTTNDESKKDNTVRIVILNNNYITMHYSKFVAKASVLNIYFGENFKNKKSIKKQIDIGTGSKYFKQSNVIKVEPKGEMSILKDEKNMQSYKGIFYIYKESSGLVLVNQVGMEDYVAAVISSEIGEESPKEALKAQAVCARTYIMKSQGKKYKKYNAKGDDSVSYQVYNKNVPGENSIKAANETKGTVMKYKGKLINAYYFSTSWGYTTDYRIWGIKKQKYLKETNLTTITENISDEKIFDKYIKEKPKSVEKKSPFYRWTTYLTTKQIENSIYKNMAVNVGTINRMEINKRGAGGIVAQMTIYGDKRQISIVNQNQIRKILSSYYSTIKLSDKTKRTKLSMLPSAFISIKSVYKNNKLDGIKIYGGGFGHGSGMSQSAACQMAKKGKGYKEILATFYNDVEITSLQ; translated from the coding sequence ATGAAATTAAAACTAGCAGTATGTATTTTTGTGGCAGTGTTTTTGTCAGCGGTTATTTTTAAAGTTAATCAGGTAGAGTATATTCCTGAATATGATTCAGGAGAAAAGTCCCTGCAGGCGGTCAATAGCGAAAATATTACTGAAATAAAAACAGAAGCAGAGACCACAACAAATGACGAAAGCAAAAAAGATAACACAGTTAGAATTGTTATTTTAAATAATAATTATATCACAATGCACTATTCAAAATTTGTAGCCAAGGCATCAGTACTAAACATATATTTTGGAGAGAATTTTAAAAATAAAAAGAGCATAAAGAAGCAGATTGATATTGGAACAGGCAGTAAATATTTTAAACAAAGCAATGTTATAAAAGTGGAGCCTAAAGGTGAAATGTCAATACTGAAAGATGAAAAGAATATGCAAAGTTATAAGGGGATTTTCTACATATATAAAGAAAGCAGTGGTCTTGTGTTAGTTAATCAGGTTGGCATGGAAGATTATGTTGCAGCGGTAATTTCCAGCGAAATAGGGGAAGAATCGCCAAAAGAAGCCCTTAAGGCACAGGCAGTTTGTGCCAGAACATATATTATGAAAAGTCAGGGCAAAAAATATAAAAAATACAATGCCAAGGGAGACGACAGCGTAAGTTATCAGGTGTACAACAAAAACGTTCCCGGAGAAAACAGCATAAAAGCAGCAAATGAAACAAAAGGCACGGTAATGAAGTATAAAGGAAAATTAATAAATGCATATTATTTTTCTACGTCATGGGGATATACAACAGACTATAGAATATGGGGGATAAAGAAACAGAAATATTTAAAGGAAACCAATCTTACAACAATCACGGAAAACATATCAGATGAAAAAATCTTTGATAAATATATAAAAGAAAAACCTAAATCAGTAGAGAAAAAATCGCCTTTTTATAGATGGACAACATATCTGACAACTAAGCAGATAGAAAATTCCATATACAAAAATATGGCAGTAAATGTAGGCACAATTAACCGAATGGAAATAAACAAAAGAGGGGCAGGGGGAATAGTTGCCCAAATGACTATTTATGGAGATAAGAGACAAATATCCATTGTAAATCAAAATCAGATTAGAAAAATACTAAGCTCATATTACTCAACAATAAAACTAAGCGATAAAACCAAGAGAACAAAATTAAGCATGCTTCCAAGTGCGTTTATTTCAATAAAAAGTGTTTACAAAAACAACAAATTGGATGGAATAAAAATATACGGAGGTGGATTTGGACACGGAAGTGGAATGAGCCAAAGTGCTGCCTGCCAAATGGCAAAAAAAGGAAAAGGTTACAAGGAAATACTTGCAACCTTTTATAATGACGTTGAAATTACATCTTTACAGTAA
- a CDS encoding YihY/virulence factor BrkB family protein has protein sequence MKHKLFNFIKKAYDFIDTIGQDKVGIYTAQASFFIILSIFPFILLFFNLIGHASINQNTIIYLIHSYAPDSLKPLFIQVVSEIYEHVSSTAVSITAIAAIWSASKGVLSVMFGLYEIAKIHQKRNYFISRFVSMLYTIIFTVALASTMVLLVFGNKLFNLAISLAPWLRQISIVTLMLRYLLVFLLLVLFFSLIYRLANFKLATFGKVFPGAFFSALGWVVFSYIFSIYVDSFSGMSYMYGSFTAVIVFMLWIYFLIYIMFIGAEINKLLFPETEATVTVKM, from the coding sequence ATGAAACATAAATTATTTAATTTTATAAAAAAAGCATATGACTTTATTGACACTATTGGGCAGGACAAAGTAGGTATCTATACAGCTCAGGCTTCTTTCTTTATTATTTTGTCCATTTTTCCATTTATACTTTTGTTTTTTAATTTAATAGGTCATGCTTCAATTAATCAGAATACTATTATTTATTTGATTCATTCATATGCACCTGATTCTCTTAAGCCTTTATTTATTCAGGTTGTTAGTGAAATATATGAACATGTATCAAGCACTGCTGTGTCCATTACAGCCATTGCTGCAATATGGTCAGCATCTAAAGGCGTGTTGTCTGTAATGTTTGGCTTGTACGAAATAGCAAAAATTCACCAGAAACGTAATTATTTCATATCAAGATTTGTATCAATGCTTTATACAATAATATTTACTGTTGCATTGGCTTCTACAATGGTACTACTTGTTTTTGGTAATAAGCTCTTTAACCTTGCCATATCACTGGCTCCATGGTTAAGACAGATATCTATTGTTACATTAATGCTTAGATATCTTTTGGTATTCTTACTTCTGGTGCTTTTCTTCTCATTAATATACAGACTTGCCAATTTTAAGCTTGCTACTTTTGGAAAAGTATTTCCGGGTGCTTTTTTCTCAGCACTTGGCTGGGTTGTTTTTTCCTATATCTTTTCTATTTATGTAGACAGCTTTTCAGGAATGTCTTATATGTATGGAAGTTTTACCGCTGTAATCGTATTTATGTTATGGATTTATTTTTTGATTTATATAATGTTTATTGGTGCGGAAATTAATAAGCTTCTCTTCCCTGAAACTGAAGCTACAGTTACTGTAAAGATGTAA
- a CDS encoding InlB B-repeat-containing protein has protein sequence MKKLIKLTIIFTIILSLTFIPTFQTNAASKVNITYYANNGYFKAKSNRSKSKITIKNKINKKRGYAPAIRRDGYTFDGWYTKKKGGKKYSASTIITKNQKLYSHWLKKYKVNNKYFIPLGTTYPNLSDYEPYWGTLKILKKKKGSYSYDYTLINEKQDYFYVTSNVNALDDNGNFLYDYGFSSLNCKLKNLININKATNFKIFLRKLGVKYYNYDSNSKFLDFICCKTYYASEHKYIDVVWQIYLDKKNQIFPNTNVSFVLTDDWKRY, from the coding sequence ATGAAAAAACTAATCAAATTAACTATTATATTTACAATTATTTTATCACTAACCTTTATCCCTACCTTTCAGACTAATGCAGCATCAAAGGTTAATATTACATATTATGCAAATAACGGTTACTTCAAAGCAAAATCTAACCGTAGCAAGAGCAAAATTACTATCAAAAATAAAATAAACAAAAAGCGTGGTTATGCTCCTGCTATCAGACGTGATGGATATACTTTTGATGGCTGGTACACCAAGAAAAAAGGGGGTAAGAAATATTCAGCTTCTACCATTATTACAAAGAATCAAAAACTTTATTCTCATTGGTTAAAGAAATATAAAGTCAATAATAAATACTTTATACCGTTAGGTACAACTTATCCTAATTTATCTGATTATGAACCCTATTGGGGGACTTTAAAAATACTAAAGAAGAAAAAAGGCTCTTATTCCTATGATTATACTTTGATTAATGAAAAGCAAGATTATTTTTATGTTACCAGCAATGTTAATGCCCTAGATGATAATGGTAACTTTTTATATGATTATGGTTTTTCTAGTTTAAACTGTAAGCTAAAAAATTTGATTAATATAAATAAAGCTACCAATTTTAAAATTTTCTTAAGAAAATTAGGCGTAAAATATTACAATTACGATTCTAATTCTAAATTTTTAGATTTTATCTGTTGCAAAACTTATTATGCCTCTGAACATAAATATATTGATGTAGTTTGGCAAATATATCTTGATAAAAAGAATCAAATATTCCCAAACACTAACGTCTCATTTGTATTAACAGATGATTGGAAACGCTACTAA
- a CDS encoding InlB B-repeat-containing protein, with amino-acid sequence MKKIINLTILSTIILSLSFIPAIPTNAASKVNITYYSSNGYFKAKLNRSKRKITIKNKVNKKRGYAPAIRREGYIFDGWYSKKKGGKKYSASTIITKKQKLYPHWIKKYKINTKYFVPIGMKFSSLPEYEPYWGTLKILNKKTKAYSCSYILTNTQKDTFSISGIVKAIDNNGDYIYDYSCYSINCRLKNLINIKKSTYVKNFLKKLGIKRYDFDASEHYIDFVCGSTRFADETYDTDIIWQINLNSKNQVTPDTIVSFDANDDWEQY; translated from the coding sequence ATGAAAAAAATAATTAATCTAACTATTCTTTCAACAATTATACTATCACTATCCTTTATTCCTGCCATTCCAACTAATGCAGCTTCAAAGGTTAACATTACATATTATTCAAGCAATGGCTATTTCAAAGCAAAGCTCAATCGTAGCAAGCGAAAAATCACAATAAAAAACAAAGTAAACAAAAAGCGTGGCTACGCTCCTGCCATCAGACGTGAAGGATATATTTTTGATGGCTGGTACTCCAAGAAAAAAGGTGGCAAGAAATATTCAGCCTCCACTATTATTACAAAGAAACAGAAGCTATATCCTCATTGGATTAAAAAATACAAAATTAATACTAAATACTTTGTTCCTATTGGTATGAAATTTAGTAGTTTACCCGAGTATGAACCTTACTGGGGAACTTTAAAAATATTAAATAAGAAAACAAAAGCATATTCTTGTAGCTATATTTTAACTAATACTCAAAAAGATACTTTTTCTATCAGTGGTATTGTTAAAGCGATAGATAACAACGGTGATTATATATACGATTATTCCTGTTACTCTATCAATTGCCGACTAAAAAACCTAATTAACATAAAGAAATCAACTTATGTCAAAAACTTTCTAAAAAAATTAGGTATTAAACGTTATGATTTCGATGCATCTGAACACTATATTGATTTTGTATGTGGTTCAACACGATTTGCCGATGAAACATACGACACTGATATCATTTGGCAAATAAATCTCAACAGCAAAAATCAAGTAACTCCTGACACCATTGTTTCTTTTGATGCAAATGATGATTGGGAACAATATTAA